The Desulfatibacillum aliphaticivorans DSM 15576 genome segment CTACAATTGTTTGGACAGGCACCTGGAGAAGCGGGGGGATCAGACAGCCATTATTTTTGAGGGCAACGAGCCCGGGGTGGAGGAGAAAATCACCTATCGCCAGCTTTACGAGAGGGTGTGCCGTTTCTCCAACGTCTTGAAATCCTGCGGGGTCAAAAAGGGGGATCGGGTTTCCATCTACCTTCCCATGATTCCCCAGCTTGCGGTTGCCATGCTGGCGTGCGCCCGCATCGGCGCCATCCATTCCATCGTGTTTGCGGGCTTTTCGCCCGACGCTTTGGCGAACCGGATCACGGACGCGGAGTGCACCATTCTCATTACCGCGGATGAGGGCCTGCGCGGCCCCAAGGCGATTGGCCTGAAAGAAGCCGCCGACGAGGCCATGGACAAGGCCGGCATGGTCAAGAAATGCATTGTGGTCAAGCACACCGGCGCGGACGTTCCCATGAAGGCGGGGAGGGACCTCTGGTGGCATGAATTGACAGCCAAGGAAAGCACGGAGTGCCCGCCTGAAAGCATGGATTCGGAAGATCCCTTGTTCATCCTGTACACGTCCGGGTCCACGGGCACGCCCAAGGGGGTGCTGCACACCACAGGCGGTTATATTGTATATACATCCCTCACCCACCAGTACGTTTTCGACTATCACGACGGCGACATTTACTGGTGCACGGCCGACATCGGCTGGGTGACGGGCCATAGCTACATCATATACGGCCCCCTGGCCAACGGGGCGGTCACCATCATGTTTGAAGGCATCCCCAATTATCCGGATTTTTCCAGGTTCTGGCAAATCTGCGACAAGCATCAGGTGAACATTTTCTACACCGCGCCTACGGTGGTCCGGGCGCTCATGCAGCAGGGGGACGGGCCGGTGAAGGCGACGTCCCGCACATCCGTGAGGCTGCTGGGCACGGTGGGCGAACCCATCAACCCGGAAGCCTGGCTGTGGTATCACAGGGTGGTGGGCGAAGAGCGCTGCCCCATTGTGGACACCTGGTGGCAGACCGAGACGGGCGGCATTATGATTACGCCTTTACCCGGCGCAACAGCCTTAAAGCCGGGTTCGGCCACACGGCCCTTTTTCGGAATTCAGCCGGCCCTGATAGATAAAGAAGGCAACCAACTGGAAGGGCCGGGGGAAGGATACCTGGTTATGCTGGACTCGTGGCCGGCCCTGGCCCGAACCGTATACGGCGACCACCGGCGGTTCAAGTCCACCTATTTCATCCAGTGCCCCGGAACTTATTTCAGCGGCGACGGCGCCCGCAGGGACGAGGACGGGTATTACTGGATCACCGGCCGCATCGACGACGTCATCAACGTGTCCGGCCACCGTTTGGGAACCGCGGAGATCGAAAGCTCCCTGGTGGCGCACCCGGCGGTTTCCGAAGCGGCGGTGGTGGGCTTTCCGCATGACATCAAGGGCCAGGCCATATACGCCTACGTGACCCTGTCCTCCGGTTATGAGCCGTCGGAGGAACTTAGAAAGGAGCTTTCCCTGTTCGTCCGTAAAGACATCGGCCCCATCGCCACGCCCGAAGTGCTGCAGTTTACCGACAGCCTGCCCAAAACCAGGTCGGGCAAGATCATGCGGCGCATCTTGCGTAAGGTGGCGTGCAACGAATTGGATAACCTGGGCGACACCTCCACCCTGGCGGACCCGGCGGTGGTGGAGGCCCTGATTAAAAACAGGATTGACGCCTGCAGGTGATAATTTGTAAGATCCGCCATTATGGATCTGAAATTCAATAACAACTGATACTAAAGCGCGGCCGTTCCTAATTAAGGCCGCGCTTTGCTTTTTTTAGCGAGGATTGCTTAATGGCCCAGCTTCAATGGATCGAACAAATACTGATGAAGGCGGAGTTATCGCAGGCGACCGCCGAATTCCTGGCAAGAATCATCGTGGTCCTGGCGACGGTCATTCTCAGCGCCGCCGCCCTTTATGCGGCCCGCCGGTTGGCCGACACCGTCATCCCCAAGTTGAAAGCGGCCACCAAAACCACCCTGGACGACGTCCTGGTTGAGCATAAGGTGTTCAGGCGGCTTTCCCTATTGGCGCCCGCCCTGGTTGTGCATTTCGCCCTGCCCCTGCTGGCCGCGGGATACCCCCAGGCCCGGCTGGCTTTGCAAGGCGGACTCAGGCTGTATTTCATCATTACGGGCATGTTGGTGATCACGGCTTTGATCAACGCCTTGCACGCCATGTATCAAAACCTGGCCGTTTCCAGGGAAATCCCCCTGACCAGCATCGTCCAGGTCGTTAAGATTGCGGTTTACTTCATCGCCCTTATTTTGGGCATTTCCGTGGTCTTCAACAAAACCCCGGTGTATTTCATAAGCGGTCTTGGCGCCATGACCGCGGTTCTCCTTTTAGTGTTTAAAGATCCCCTTTTAGGCTTTGTGGCGGGCATTCAATTGATCTATAACAAAATGCTCAAGCACGGGGACTGGATTGAAATGCCCAAATACGGGGCGGACGGCGACGTGGAGGAAATCACCCTCACCACCGTCAAGGTGCGCAATTTCGACAAGACCATCAGCACCGTGCCCACTTACGCGCTCATCAGCGACTCCTTCAAGAACTGGCGGGGCATGCAGGAGTCCGGCGGCAGACGGATCAAGCGGGCCATACACATTGATATGAACACCATCAAATTCTGCACGGAAGACATGATGCAGCGGTTCTCCCGCATCCGTTACATCTCCAAGTACATGGAAGACAAAGGCGTTGAACTGGCCGAACACAACGCCGCCCTGGGATCGGACGGAGAAAATAAGATCAATTGCCGCCAGCTGACCAACATCGGCACGTTCCGGGCCTATGTCAGCGCGTACCTGAAAAACCACCCCCTGGTTCATCCGGACATGACATTCCTGGTGAGGCAGCTCCCGCCCGGAGAAAACGGCCTGCCCCTGGAAATTTACGTGTTTTGCAAAGACAAGGTTTGGGCCAATTACGAGGCCGCCCAATCCGATATATTCGACCATTTGCTGGCGATTCTGCCGGAATTCGACCTGGGAGTCTTTCAAAACCCCACGGGCAGGGATATGCGCAACTGGGGCGCATTCCAAAACAAGGAAGGATAAACGGCCCCTGTTGTATTTTCTTTACTCCATTTTGGCGGAAATCTTGTTATTTTGGGTTGTGTATAGGGCTTCAGTGCATTAAGTAGACCCACAGAATTACCATGCTCCGTTTCATATTCTCTCTGACAACAGCTTTGCCGGAATTGGACGTCTTACTGGGATGAAAAAACATTACCCTCTGATCGAAATCAGCGGCCTTGCCATAGCTGGCTGCATTTTATTCCTATTCGGAAATTTCCATTTTTCAGCCGAAGTTTTCGGCGAAATAGCCCCCCACCCCCTCTGGGCGTCCCACGGCCCTATGTGCGACCTGGTTTTTAGCGTCTGGGGAATGATTTTTATAGCGCTGGCCCTGGCGGCCTTTTTTTCTCTCAAGAGAAAAGCGGGAACCCTGGCGGAAAAAATTACGGATTGGAGCAAGCTGCTTTTTACGGAAGCCATGGACTTGCTGAAATGGGCGGGAAGCCAGACCCAAACCCGCGGGGAATGGGCCTGGATCGGCGCTTTTGTGCTGATCGGCGCGGGCATCAGGGTGTATTTTGCTTTTCAACCCATGCGGTTTGACGAGGCCCACACATTTCTCCAATTTGTCAATAACGGCGCTCTATATCTATTCTCCTATTCCGCCCCGAACAATCACGTTCTTCATACTTTGTTCGTGAAACTTTCCGTAACGCTGTTTGGAACCGGTCCTTTCGCCATCCGGCTGCCGTCCATTGCCGCGGGAGTATTATGCATTCCCGCCGTTTTTCTGCTGACGCGACTGATTCTCAAATCCAGAAAATCCGGCTTTTTTGCTGCGGCCTTAACAGCCGTCCTTCCGTATTTCATATTGTACAGCTCCATGGCCCGGGGATACACCATCCTTTGCCTGCTGAGCATTTGCCTTGCTATTGCAGGACTCAGGCTGGCGGAAAAGCCCAACCTTCCCTTATGCTTTCTTTATTCTCTGATCATCAGCCTGGGAATATTCGACGTCCCGACATTTCTTTTTCCGGCTGCGGGAATCACCGTCTGGACGGCGGCCTGCATGAAAATCAACGGAGCCCGCCCCAAAGACATTGCAGCCGGCTTTATTGCGCCCTGCGCCGTCTTTAGCCTGTCGGGAGCCCTGTTCTTATATACTCCCGTGATCATAGCAAGCAACGGGGTGAGCCACATAATCAGCAACAAGTTCGTCAAAGCCAAACCTTTGGGACTCTTTTTGGGAAAACTGCCGGAACATTTGGCTCAAATGGGAAATCAGATGGCCCTGGGGCTGTCTCCGGTCGTCCTGATGTTGCTTTTTATTATACTGGCATTGGGCCTGTTTCATTTGTCCCGGCTAAAAAACCAACAGGGAATCTGGCTGGCGCCTATCATTCTCGTTTGCAGCTTGATAATTCTGTTGGCCAAACGGTCCATACCTTTTCCCAGAACGTGGATATACCTGCCGCCCTTCGCCCTTGTTGCGATGGACGCGGGCTATTGCCTATTGGCCGGCAAATTCAAAGAAACAGGAAAAAGCGTTTTGCTGGTCCTTTCCCTGACGGCTGCTATAGTGACGGCCGTCCAGGATCCCGTGACGGTCAATCCGGCGACGGGGTATTTCCCGGATGCCCATAAAGTCGTGTGCTACCTATCGACCCACATGAAAAAGGGAGACATGATGATCCCTCACGGCCACAATTCGGATGCAACCACCGAATACTATATGTATAGGGCGGGGCTCCCCAACGTCGAAAATGAGTGCGATCTAAAAAAAGGGGCGACTATTTTTTATGTAACCAAAAAGGGCTTTTTTCCCGAAAACAAGTTAGGAAAAAATCCCACTCCCTCATTTGAGACGGAAGATGCAGAGGTTTTCGCTGTCGTCTACGGAGAAGACGCCCCCGGCGCAACCGCTGATTGAAAACGCCCCATGATTCCCTGCTGATTAGACCGCCCCAGGGCCGCGCACAAAACTTGGCAATGAACGGCGGGGACTAACCGGCTTGGGATATTTTTCCACATATCCCGCCCGCAGCACAAACTGCAGATGCATGGGCCTGCCGTGGCTGGCTGCGATAGCATCCTGGCCGGTCGCTTCTTCCAGAACCTGGGTCATGGGGTGAATTCCAATGCCGAGAGCCCTGGCTTCCAGGGCCATGCGCTCGAAGCGCCGTCCTGTTTTTATGAGGTCGCCGACCGAATCCCCGCGGCTTGTGATGATAATCCACCCCGCGCCTTCGGCGGCCGTTTTGGCTGCGAGGTCCGCGCCCTGCTCCCTGAAAGATTTCTTTAAAAAATCCTCCGGCTTTCCGAAATTCCGCAAATACCAGCCCGTCATGCCGCTGATTTCCATGCCCGCGACGGTTAACCCGTCCCTGTGTTCTTTTACGGAACGGTTGGACAAGCGCAGCCACCTGACCAACTCCTCCTGGGCGTCGTCCCGAAAGGATTGGGCGCGAAACGCCTCGACAGTCGCATCCCGAATACAGGAGGCGTGCTGCGAACCGCAGGAAAAATAATGGGCGAGCCCGTCCATATGCTGAAAAAGGGCCTTTATGTCCCTGGAAGAAATCTCCCTGGACGCTTGCCCCGTCTTGACGGTGCGGCGCAGGCGCATCAACTCCCCAGGAAAGGGCTGGCGCCGGTCTGGGATTAGGGAAATCCGCACAATATCCCTGTCCCCCCGGCCTTCCGCTATGGTTTCCGCTTCCACCCGGAAGCCCAAAGCGCCAGCCGCCAGGGATAAATTCTCCACAAAAGCGCCCAAAGACAAAAGCAGCTCCCGGTTTTCGGGATCCACCGCAGGCAGCCGGCGGGCCGGATCTGCCTCCACGATCCAACGCCCCGGTCCTGCAACCCGCACTCTCCATGGCTGGCTGTTATGGCCGCTGGGCGCCAGGCTGGCCAGATGAAGAATTTCCTGTTCAGGGCCGTCGAGAAAAGACAGGGAGTTATCCGGAAGCGCCTCCCGGCGGAAGGCCCGGGGATTGGAGGCGCGGGCGGGAAGTAAAGGTCCGGCGGCGAAAGCCAGGCCTGCGGCCATAGCATCTTTCATAAAGCTGCGTCGACTGTTCATCAGTCTCTCCTTTGTCACTAATTGGTGACATTATAAATAAAAAAAAGCGCGCTCCCTAGCCCGAATATGTACGCAAACACCCGGCTAGTCCCGCGCCTGCATCAGCCCTGCAACCCCCTCCACCACAAGATCGATCCCGTTTTCCAAACGCTTCCAGCCCTCCTCGTTTTCCAGATCAATCCCATTATACCAGCGAATCCTGCGGCTCCGGCAGATCAGATAGCTTAAACCGGCTCCCATCAGTCCGATCACCGCCATGACGTCCACGGCCTCCTCGCCCACCTGAAGAAAGAGATCAGCAAAGCGCAGCATCCGGGTTTCCCGGATGATCTCCAGCTCTTCCGTGAGGTTGTTGCGCTCCACCATCTCCCAGGCCATGATCTCCTGGGTCAAAGGCCTCTTGCGGATGCCCTCCAGATAGTTCCGGCCCATGATCTTGAGTTTTTCCTCCAACGGAAGAACCCGGTAGGCGTCGATATCCCCCCCGGCCAGCTCCTCCATGGACGGCCAGAAGTCTCCCTCCTGCCCAAAGGCTTTGATGAGCCCGGGCATCCCGCCGAAATAGCGGTAAATCAACACCTTATCCACCCCAGCCTGCCTGGCGACGGCGTTGACGCCCAAATGGGTGAAGCCTTTTTCCGCCAGCACCTGGCCCACGGCGTTGATGAGCTTGAGCCTGGTGGCTTCCCTATTTCGTGTGGGGGTTTTCATGATTATCCTTTTTCTGAGGCGTCCGCCCTAAAAGTCACTAACTGGTGACTTAATGTACAAAGCCCCCTGCCGTCAAGTTTTTTTTACTTGTCCCTCCAAAAAAGCAAACGAACAGATTTCAAATTGCGTTCGAGCAAGAAATTATTTTAAAGGCAGGTCCAAGATGACGCCGGGTCCCGGCTTGCGGGACGGCCCCGAAAAGCGGACCGCCCTCGCCGGGATGACGACTTTCGTGGAGAAGGAGCATTCAAGGGAGCTATAGATTTCCGGGGACATGAGCCTATCTCCCTGACAGGCCTGCAATTTAGCGAGGAAGAATGTGGAGATAAGTATGGTGAACGTTCCTCCAAACCCTTGCCAGACGATGATAATCAGATTACATTGTGTCATGTGATAAAAATTCCGTTTGATGCACAATCATGGGCGCTGTTGAAAAATGACAATGTACGCAGCCGTTAAGAAATCGTTTTTCGCTGCAAATTGAATAAAAGGGGCAAACCCATTATGCCGAATACCATATTTGTCAAAAAATCCCGCATTCCCGCTTCGGTGGAGGAAGTCTTTGCCTGGCATGCAAGGCCCGGCGCCTTGGAGCGTCTGACGCCTCCCTGGACCGACATGGCCGTGCTGGAAAAGACCGGACTCCTGGAAGTAGGGAGCAGGGTTACGCTCCGTTTGAAAACAGGCCCAATCGCCTATAAATGGCGCAGCGAGCATTTCGCCCTGGAGGAAAACCGATTTTTTGCGGACCAGCAGGTGAGCGGCCCCTTTGCGGAATGGATTCACAAGCACCGGTTTCACCCGGATAACGGCGACTGCATTTACGAAGACAACGTGGAATACCGCCTGCCTTTATCCTTTGTTTCCAGCCCGGCGGCCGGATGGTGGACCGCCAAGCAACTGGAAACCATGTTCACGTGGCGGCACGAAACCGTGCTCCAGGACGTGGCTTTGCATAAAAAACTCGCCGCCAAACCCATGACCATTGTCATATCCGGCGCTTCGGGCATGATCGGCAGGACTTTGGTCCCGTTCCTCACCACGGGCGGGCATAAGGTCAAAAAGCTGGTTCGCCGACAGCCCGCCAATGAAGACGAAATCTTCTGGGACCCGGTCCACGTCAAGTTGAATCCCAGGGACCTGGACGGCGCGGACGCCATCATTCATCTGGCCGGAGACAACATCGGCCAGGGATTGTGGACCAACAAGAAAAAACGCCGGATTATCGACAGCCGGGAGCTTGGAACCGGGCTTCTGGCCCAGGCAGCCGCAGCCATGAATCCCAAGCCCAAGGTGTTTTTAAGCGCTTCCGCCATCGGATTTTACGGGGATACAGGCGACCGCCTTGTTTCGGAATCGGACGGCCCCGGAGATTTGTTCATATCCGAGGTGTGCGACCGCTGGGAAAAGGCGGCCCAGCCGGCCGTGGATGCGGGCATCCGCACCGTTTTAGGCCGGATCGGCGTGGTTTTATCCCCCCAGGGAGGCGCCTTGGCGGAATTCCTGCCCCTGTTCCGGATGGGCCTGGGCGGCAAGGTGGGGAGCGGCAAACAATATCTTAGCTGGCTTGGCATAGACGACGCCGTGGGCGCCCTGTTCCACCTGGTCTGCAGCGACAAGGTGGAAGGCCCGGTGAACATCGTGGGGCCGGAGCCGGTCTCCAACCTGGAATTCACCAGGACTCTGGCCGGCGTGCTCAAGCGTCCTGCGTTCTTTCCGGTTCCTGCCTTCACCGTGGACGCGGTCTTTGGGGAGAAGGGCCGGGAAGTGGTGCTGGCCAGCGCACGGGTGAGTGCGGAAAAACTGGCGGGCTCGGGCTATGATTTCCGGTATCCCGGCCTGGAAGCCGCCCTGCGCCATATGCTCGGCAAAACCGGGGAGTCTTTGCAGCAGGATGAGAAGGAATAATAATTTGGACGCCGCCCTGAAAAGATAGAGGAAAATATGAGCTCCGGACTGAAAATTTTTTTTGCAAGCCTCATGTCCCTGGCCCTGGCCTTCGGATACCTGGATTATTTCGTAACCTCCGCCCACAGCTTTGAAAGGCTGCACATTTTCCTTTTCAACCTGTGCAGCGGCGGAACCATCATCCTGCTTTTCAGCGAAGAGAAAAGACGCCTGACGCTCCGGACCACGTGCTTTTTGATCCTGGGAATCGGGTACGCCATCCTGGCGTTTCTGGAAATGTACATCACCGCCATGATCGTATCGGTCATCATGGCCGGAATCGTGGAAAGCATCCGCATGGAAAAATTCTCCGTGTTTCCATGGGGGTTCGTACGGAAAAACGAGCCGGTCTCCGCCAAGTTTCATCAGGCTTCGCTCCTGTGCCTGTCCATGAGCCTGTTCATCTCCACGGCCGTCATATTGAACAACCAATTCATGCACTGGATTTATCTGCCCAAGCTGACCTTGAACGTGTTCTTTTTGGGATTCAGCTTTCCGTCCTCCCTCATCACCATGTCGCTGATTTTCTCTTACATGGAAAAAAGCGACAAAGGCGCGGCCGGCCCTTTGAAGGAGTTGGGGTTCTGGGCCATCAACCTGGGCGTGATCATTTTTTTCATCTTCATCATATTCGAGCAACTTGCCTGGCAGGTGGTGGTGACTTTGTGCCTTTTCGCCGCCGTCATCATGATTTTGGGCATCCACATGAAGTTGGGCCTGCCCCAGCAGCAAAAGCAATTCCTGACCTCCGGCCTGGGCTTTCTTTTGTTTACGGCCGTCACGGGCATCGCCTACATATTCCTGGAGATAGGCCCGGGATACGCCTCCGAAAAATACAGATGGCTGCTTCGGCTCCATGCCTTCGCCTCCCTGTACGGCTGGAATCTGTGCGGGCTGGCGGTCATTGCCAGGTATTACGACTTTCCCATCAGCCTGAATTCCAAAACACTCATCGGCTGGCATTGGTTTGTGGTTATCGGGCTGGCGCCCATCGGCCATTTGCATCCCATGCTGGCCTTTGCGGCCGTGGGCGGTTACATAGCCGTGTTGTACACCATATTTTTCACCCACAGACTGGCCGATCCAGGGCCGATTTAGGGCTGTTCTACGCACCTCAAAAAATCAAAAATTGCTGTGCAACCTCCTTGACTGCCTTTTGAAAATGATTACTTTACAGTTGCGGTAAGGCGGCATTAACCGCTTGATATAATTATTAAAGGAGGTGCGATTATGAACGCATATTTACCTGAACTTCGTAGGCAAGGACTGTTGGCTCGTCCCGCCTGGGACCTGTTCGATCGCATGTTCGAAGACTTCGGCCTGGGGCTTGCCAAAGACAAGGAATGGGTCCCCTCTCTGGATGTTGCGGAAAACGAAGGGGAGTACGTGGTGACCGCGGAAATCCCGGGCTTGGCCAAGGAAGACATCGACATCAGCCTCAGTGAAGGCCTGCTCACCATCAAGGGTGAAAAAAAGCAGGAAAAGAAAGAGGAAACCGATACCTACCACGTGGTGGAGCGCAGCTACGGCAGCTTTTCCCGCAGCCTGCGAGTCCCCAACGGCGTGGACCTGGGCGGCGTCAAAGCCGAAACCGCCGACGGCGTATTGAAGATTGTCCTTCCCAAGACTGAGGAGGAAAAAACCAGGAAAATCGAGATCAACTGATATACCCCCAATGGCCTCCCCGGCCTGAATGGAAATTAACCAGGCGCCAGGCTTTGCCCTGGCGCCTGTTTTTTCTTCACGCGCAAAATCACAATCCAACGCCAACTGGTTCACTGGGTTACTGGTCGGACCAGTTTGCCCATTTGTCTCCCGTACATGCCCACGAATCCAGTGGTATGTATTTTGCTTCAAAAAGAAAATCAGCCCCAATTAAAAAAATTCAAAAAAAGTTTTCATTCTTGACTCAGGTCAAGGACCGCTCGCTGTTTCCGTCCTATAACTGGAGTCAACAACGGGGACGGAACCCAATTCCCCGGACATAACAAAAAAAAACGACCGAAAATACCGGCCAAACAAATACAGGAGGCAAACCATGGCTCTTAGAAAAATCATCGAGATCGACGAGGAAAAATGCGACGGATGCGGACAGTGCATTCTCTCCTGTGCGGAAGGGGCTCTGGAAATCATTGACGGCAAGGCCAAGCTCGTCGGGGACATTCTGTGTGACGGTCTGGGCGCCTGCCTGGGCGAATGCCCCCAGGACGCCTTGCACCTCATCGAACGGGAAGCCCCTGAGTTTGACGAGGAAGCCGTGCACGAAAGAATGGCCAAGATGAAGGATGGTGCGCCCAAGGCGCCCGCCGGATTCGGCTGCCCGTCCTCCCAGGCCATGATCATGACCATGCCCCCCCAGGGGACTCCCGGAGAAGCCGGGGCTTCCTCTCTGGGCCACTGGCCCGTCAAGCTGCAATTGATGGGGCCCAACACGCCGTTTTTAAAAGGCGCCGACCTGGTGCTTTTGGCGGACTGCGCGGCGGCTTCCAACCCGGCGCTTCATCAGAAAGTGCTGCCCAATAAAGCCATCGCCATGGGCTGCCCCAAATTGGACGACCTGCAGGCCCATATCGACAAGCTGGCCCAGATTTTGGAAGGCGCCACGCCCAAGTCCCTGACCGTCATGTTTATGGACGTGCCATGCTGCAAGGGTTTTGTGTACGCCGCACAGAAGGCCGTGGAAAAGGCCGGCGTGGACATGCCCATCGGGCTGATCCAAATCGGACGAAACGGCGATGTATTGATGGAAGGAAACCTGGATAAGGACGGAAAGATTAGCTGATGAAATTATTCGCCCGAAAAGACGCGCCGGACAGCCTGCCCTGGAATCAGGAGGCTGAACAGGCCTTGAAATCCGTACCCCTTGTGGTGCGCCCCATGGTTCGCGGCAAGGTGGAGCAATCCGTGCGGGAGAAAGGCGGGGATAAAGTCTCCCTGGCCGACTACCAGGCGGCGGAGCAACGGTTCAAGGCCTTGATGTCCGGCAAGACCATGGATTCCCTGAAAGGCAAGATGCCG includes the following:
- a CDS encoding mechanosensitive ion channel family protein, which translates into the protein MAQLQWIEQILMKAELSQATAEFLARIIVVLATVILSAAALYAARRLADTVIPKLKAATKTTLDDVLVEHKVFRRLSLLAPALVVHFALPLLAAGYPQARLALQGGLRLYFIITGMLVITALINALHAMYQNLAVSREIPLTSIVQVVKIAVYFIALILGISVVFNKTPVYFISGLGAMTAVLLLVFKDPLLGFVAGIQLIYNKMLKHGDWIEMPKYGADGDVEEITLTTVKVRNFDKTISTVPTYALISDSFKNWRGMQESGGRRIKRAIHIDMNTIKFCTEDMMQRFSRIRYISKYMEDKGVELAEHNAALGSDGENKINCRQLTNIGTFRAYVSAYLKNHPLVHPDMTFLVRQLPPGENGLPLEIYVFCKDKVWANYEAAQSDIFDHLLAILPEFDLGVFQNPTGRDMRNWGAFQNKEG
- a CDS encoding TIGR01777 family oxidoreductase is translated as MPNTIFVKKSRIPASVEEVFAWHARPGALERLTPPWTDMAVLEKTGLLEVGSRVTLRLKTGPIAYKWRSEHFALEENRFFADQQVSGPFAEWIHKHRFHPDNGDCIYEDNVEYRLPLSFVSSPAAGWWTAKQLETMFTWRHETVLQDVALHKKLAAKPMTIVISGASGMIGRTLVPFLTTGGHKVKKLVRRQPANEDEIFWDPVHVKLNPRDLDGADAIIHLAGDNIGQGLWTNKKKRRIIDSRELGTGLLAQAAAAMNPKPKVFLSASAIGFYGDTGDRLVSESDGPGDLFISEVCDRWEKAAQPAVDAGIRTVLGRIGVVLSPQGGALAEFLPLFRMGLGGKVGSGKQYLSWLGIDDAVGALFHLVCSDKVEGPVNIVGPEPVSNLEFTRTLAGVLKRPAFFPVPAFTVDAVFGEKGREVVLASARVSAEKLAGSGYDFRYPGLEAALRHMLGKTGESLQQDEKE
- a CDS encoding glycosyltransferase family 39 protein, whose amino-acid sequence is MKKHYPLIEISGLAIAGCILFLFGNFHFSAEVFGEIAPHPLWASHGPMCDLVFSVWGMIFIALALAAFFSLKRKAGTLAEKITDWSKLLFTEAMDLLKWAGSQTQTRGEWAWIGAFVLIGAGIRVYFAFQPMRFDEAHTFLQFVNNGALYLFSYSAPNNHVLHTLFVKLSVTLFGTGPFAIRLPSIAAGVLCIPAVFLLTRLILKSRKSGFFAAALTAVLPYFILYSSMARGYTILCLLSICLAIAGLRLAEKPNLPLCFLYSLIISLGIFDVPTFLFPAAGITVWTAACMKINGARPKDIAAGFIAPCAVFSLSGALFLYTPVIIASNGVSHIISNKFVKAKPLGLFLGKLPEHLAQMGNQMALGLSPVVLMLLFIILALGLFHLSRLKNQQGIWLAPIILVCSLIILLAKRSIPFPRTWIYLPPFALVAMDAGYCLLAGKFKETGKSVLLVLSLTAAIVTAVQDPVTVNPATGYFPDAHKVVCYLSTHMKKGDMMIPHGHNSDATTEYYMYRAGLPNVENECDLKKGATIFYVTKKGFFPENKLGKNPTPSFETEDAEVFAVVYGEDAPGATAD
- a CDS encoding Hsp20/alpha crystallin family protein, coding for MNAYLPELRRQGLLARPAWDLFDRMFEDFGLGLAKDKEWVPSLDVAENEGEYVVTAEIPGLAKEDIDISLSEGLLTIKGEKKQEKKEETDTYHVVERSYGSFSRSLRVPNGVDLGGVKAETADGVLKIVLPKTEEEKTRKIEIN
- the acs gene encoding acetate--CoA ligase, whose product is MSNNLFTVPEDWQKRAWCDDARYQKMYDESVNDPDAFWSREAQRIDWFEPFSKVKNSSFNGDVDIKWFLDGKLNVAYNCLDRHLEKRGDQTAIIFEGNEPGVEEKITYRQLYERVCRFSNVLKSCGVKKGDRVSIYLPMIPQLAVAMLACARIGAIHSIVFAGFSPDALANRITDAECTILITADEGLRGPKAIGLKEAADEAMDKAGMVKKCIVVKHTGADVPMKAGRDLWWHELTAKESTECPPESMDSEDPLFILYTSGSTGTPKGVLHTTGGYIVYTSLTHQYVFDYHDGDIYWCTADIGWVTGHSYIIYGPLANGAVTIMFEGIPNYPDFSRFWQICDKHQVNIFYTAPTVVRALMQQGDGPVKATSRTSVRLLGTVGEPINPEAWLWYHRVVGEERCPIVDTWWQTETGGIMITPLPGATALKPGSATRPFFGIQPALIDKEGNQLEGPGEGYLVMLDSWPALARTVYGDHRRFKSTYFIQCPGTYFSGDGARRDEDGYYWITGRIDDVINVSGHRLGTAEIESSLVAHPAVSEAAVVGFPHDIKGQAIYAYVTLSSGYEPSEELRKELSLFVRKDIGPIATPEVLQFTDSLPKTRSGKIMRRILRKVACNELDNLGDTSTLADPAVVEALIKNRIDACR
- a CDS encoding TetR/AcrR family transcriptional regulator, with the protein product MKTPTRNREATRLKLINAVGQVLAEKGFTHLGVNAVARQAGVDKVLIYRYFGGMPGLIKAFGQEGDFWPSMEELAGGDIDAYRVLPLEEKLKIMGRNYLEGIRKRPLTQEIMAWEMVERNNLTEELEIIRETRMLRFADLFLQVGEEAVDVMAVIGLMGAGLSYLICRSRRIRWYNGIDLENEEGWKRLENGIDLVVEGVAGLMQARD
- a CDS encoding Acg family FMN-binding oxidoreductase, coding for MNSRRSFMKDAMAAGLAFAAGPLLPARASNPRAFRREALPDNSLSFLDGPEQEILHLASLAPSGHNSQPWRVRVAGPGRWIVEADPARRLPAVDPENRELLLSLGAFVENLSLAAGALGFRVEAETIAEGRGDRDIVRISLIPDRRQPFPGELMRLRRTVKTGQASREISSRDIKALFQHMDGLAHYFSCGSQHASCIRDATVEAFRAQSFRDDAQEELVRWLRLSNRSVKEHRDGLTVAGMEISGMTGWYLRNFGKPEDFLKKSFREQGADLAAKTAAEGAGWIIITSRGDSVGDLIKTGRRFERMALEARALGIGIHPMTQVLEEATGQDAIAASHGRPMHLQFVLRAGYVEKYPKPVSPRRSLPSFVRGPGAV
- a CDS encoding ATP-binding protein; the protein is MALRKIIEIDEEKCDGCGQCILSCAEGALEIIDGKAKLVGDILCDGLGACLGECPQDALHLIEREAPEFDEEAVHERMAKMKDGAPKAPAGFGCPSSQAMIMTMPPQGTPGEAGASSLGHWPVKLQLMGPNTPFLKGADLVLLADCAAASNPALHQKVLPNKAIAMGCPKLDDLQAHIDKLAQILEGATPKSLTVMFMDVPCCKGFVYAAQKAVEKAGVDMPIGLIQIGRNGDVLMEGNLDKDGKIS